The window CGCCCAGGACGCGGGGACATTCCCGGGGTTTTTATTCCCACACATTTGGGGTTCGGGACGCGCTCCCAAACGCGGCCACCGGCGAGGGGACGACACCGAAGGCACCGCGGTTTAATCCCGGTGGCACCGCGGTTTAATCCCGGTGGCACCGCGACAACGCCGTCACTTCCCGACACAGAAGTCCCTAAAAATGATATCCAGGACCTCCTCGGCGCCCACGTGCCCGGTGATCCTGCCCAGCTCCCGCCGCGCCACCCGCAGCTGCTCGGCCGCCACCGCCAGGTCCCCGATGTCGCCGCTGTCCTCGCGACAGAACCGCGACAGCGCCGCCGCGCACGCGCCGAGGTGGCGGCTGTGCCGGGCCTGGGTCAGGCTGGGAGAGCCCGAGAGGGGATCGCCGCACCTGGAAAAGGGACCGGGAAtgggatcgggaatggggatggggatcccCGCACCTGGAAAAGGGACCGGGAatgggatcgggaatgggaatggggatagGGATCCCCGCACCTGGAAAAGGGATCGGGAATGGGAGCGGGAATGGGGATGCGGATCGCCGCACCTGGAAAAGGGACCGGGAAtgggatcgggaatggggatggggatagGGATCCCCGCACCTGGAAAAGGGATCGGGAATGGGAGCGGGAATGGGGATGCGGATCGCCGCACCTGGAAAAGGGACCGGGAAtgggatcgggaatggggatggggatcccCGCACCTGGAAAAGGGACCGGGAatgggatcgggaatgggaatggggatggaaaaggggaTCAGGCAGGGGATCAGGCAGGGAAATGGGGGATCAGCCATGGAAAATTTGGATTGGGCATGGAGAAGGGGAATCAGGCATGGAAAACTGGGATCAGTCacagaaaagggggatcagtCACAGAAAAAGGGGATCAGCCCGCCCGGAGCGCCCTGAATCCCGGACTCACAGCTGCGCCAGCtgttgctccagcagctccagcagcgcctccagcccctggcccgtcctgcaggacaggagcgcggcgggcgcgggggcgCGGTGCGGGCGGGGGCCGCTCGGGGCCGCCGGCAGCAGGTCGGCCTTGTTCAGCACCAGCACGCACGGGACGCCGGGCGGGGGCTCCAGCGCCGCCAGCGCCGCGCCCagcgccgccggggccgcgcaCACCGCCGTGGCGTCCAGCACGGCCAGCACCAGGTCGGCCTGGCGCAGCCTGCGGACACGGGAACGGTTCCCTCTGGGATTCGGGGAATTGTCCCAGCCTGGGGtgtcctggggacactgggaaccATTCCCCCCGGGATTCTGGGAattgtcccagtccctccacACTTGTAGGTGACACAATagcctggggacactgggaaccATTCcctctgggattttgggaattgtcccagtccctccacACTTGCAGGTGACACAATagcctggggacactgggaatgattccctctgggattctgggaaCTGTCCCAGTCTGGGgtgtcctggggacacagggaaccATTCcctctgggattttgggaattgtcccagcctgggatgacctggggacactgggaatgatTCCCTGTGGGATTCTATTGTCCCAGTTGCTCCACACTCATGGGTGGCACAATagcctggggacactgggaacgATTCcctctgggattttgggaatcaTCCCGGCCTGGGATGatctggggacactgggaatgatTCCCtgtggaattttgggaattaTCCCAGCCTGGCATGACCCGAGGACACTGGGAATGATTCCCTCTGGGATTCTAGGAATTATCCTGGCCTGGGATGatctggggacactgggaatgattccctgtgggattttgggaagtgTCCCCCTCCCCGATCCCCCCGGCTCTCACCGTGCCCGCGCCCGCGTCACCCCCTCGCGCTCCACGGGGTCGGAGGCCTGGCGCAGCCCCGCGGTGTCACTGAGCACCAGCGGGAAGCCCCCGATGTCCAGGGCCACCTCCAGCACGTCCCGCGTGGTGCCCGCCTGCGGGGACACGATGGCAGCGGGGCGCCggcctggggacagcgggaACGGCCGTGGGCATCGGGAATTGTCCCAGCCCGGGTGACccggggacactgggaatggctcCTGTGGGATTCAGGGAATTGTCCCAGCCTGGGTgacctggggacactgggaatgactcctgtgggatttggggaattgTCCCAGCCTGGGTGACccggggacactgggaatgactcctgtgggatttggggaattgTCCCAGCCTGGGTGACccggggacactgggaatggctccggtgggatttggggaattgTCCCAGCCCGGGTGACccggggacactgggaatgactcctgtgggatttggggaattgTCCCAGCCTGGGTGAcccagggacactgggaatggctccggtgggatttgggaattgTCCCAGCCTGGGTGACccggggacactgggaatggctcctgtgggatttggggaattgTCCCAGCCTGGGTGACccggggacactgggaatggctccggtgggatttgggaattgTCCCAGCCTGGGTgacctggggacactgggaatggctcctgtgggatttggggaattgTCCCAGCCTGGGTgacctggggacactgggaatgactcctgtgggatttggggaattaTCCCACCCAGGTGACCTGGGGACTGCAGGAACGATTCCCCCTGGAATTTTGGGAGCATTACCCCAGCTCCCACGTGTGACACCGcgccctggggacagcgggagcTCCTCGCTGTGGCATTTCTGGGGAGGATCCCGGCGCTCTCCCGGCGCTTCCACTCACAGAGCAGGTTGAGCAGGCTGCTCTTGCCCACGTTGGGGGGTCCGGCAATGACGGCGCGGACCCCTGCCCGCAGCAGCTCCCCGCGGCGCCCGTCCCGCAGGTGCGCCCCGATGTCGCGCTGCAGCGCCCGCACGGCGACGGccactgcggggacacggccCGGGGTCACGGGGACAGCGCGGGACGAGCCCGGCTCGGGGGGGAAACACTGGGAGAGGAGCTTAAACTGGGGGATAAAACACCGGGAGAGGAGCTTGAACGGATAAAAACACCGGGAGAGGAGCTTAAACTGGGGAAAAACACTGGGAGAGGATCTTAAACGGGGATAAAACACCGGGAGAGGAGCTTGAACGGGGGGATAAAACACCGGGAGAGGAGCTTGAACTGGGGGATAAAACACTGGGAGAGGATCCAGGTCCTGATCCTTAAATTTGGACTAAAAACACCGGGAGAGGCCCTGTATGCTGATCAataaatttgggaaaaaacacTAGGAGAAGCCTCCTGTGCTGATCCcaaaatttggaataaaaacactgggagaggcagcagctcctcaccttGCTCCAAAACctcttcctccacctcctcaTCCTCGCCAAAGTCGATGAAGGCCTCCAGGTGTGCGAGCGCCTGGGGTTGGGGACACCGAGGGCAGGGTGACGTCCCCGAggtggcagctgcaggtgaGCCCCACCCGGGTCCCCTCCTCCATCCAACCTCTCCGTTCTCGGATTGTTCGGGAATTTTCTCCACCGATCCTCACGGGACAAAGCCCTGAGGTTATTGCAGGTGCTCTTGTGTGGCACCCTCAGAACAAATTGTGTCAAAGGAACTTCAAATTCTCACTCTCCAAACAGCCCCACGTGGGAATTTAAATATTATCTGTTAgctgcacttaaaaaaaaaaaaacaaaccagctttTTACCCTATTCCTACACAAAAGGAACTTCTCATTCTGAAAACAGCCTCACATGGGAATTTACAGATTATTTGTTAGCTGCACTCAGGAGAAGCGACAGGCCGGCTTCTTActcaaatcccaaatcccaaaccccaaacccaaatgCCAAATGTCAAATCCCAAACGCCAAATGCCAAAtaccaaatcccaaaccccaaatgcCAAATGcgaaaccccaaaccccaaaccccagacGCCAGAGCCCCACCTGTGTCAGGGTGTGGCTCCAGCGCTGGTAGAGCTGCCCCAGGTCTCCCTCCATCTGCCTCAGCGCCTGGCGCCGCTGCGCCTCGGTCTCGGCGCCGATGAGATCCCGCAGCCCCTCGGCCGCCGTCAGGTCCAGCTTCCCGTGGCGGAACGCTCGGCGCGTGAACTCGCCCGGCTCGGCCGGACGCAGCCCGGGCACGCGGCCTGAGAGCACCGGGGCACCGAGGGGACGGGCGTCAGCCTCAGTCCTCCCCGTCCCTTGTCCCTTGCTTCATGGATCCCTTAGCTCCGGATCCATTCAGGGATCCCGAGAGCTCCGGCTGATCCTCTCCCATCCCTTGTTTCATGGATCCTTTAGCTCCGGATCCATTCAGGATCCCGAGAGCTCCGGCTGATCCTCCCCGTCCCTTGTCCCTTGTTTCATGGATCCTTTAGCTCTGGATCCATTCGGGATCCCGATGGCTCTGGCTGATCCTCCCCGTCCCTTGTCCCTTGCTTCATGGATCCCTTAGCTCCAGATCCATTTGGGATCCCGAGGGTTCTGGCTGATCCTCCCCCGTCCCTTCCCCCTTGTTTCATGGATCCTTTAGCTCCGGATCCATTCAGGGATCCCGAGAGCTCCGGCTGATCCTCTCCCATCCCTTGTTTCATGGATCCTTTAGTTCCGGATCCATTTGGGATCCTGAGAGCTCCGGCTGATCCTCTCCCATCCCTTGTTTCATGGATCCTTTAGCTCCGGATCCATTTGGGATCCCGAGGGTTCTGGCTGATCCTCCCCATTCCTTCACCCTTGTTTCATGGATCCTTTAGTTCCGGATCCATTCAGGATCCCGAGAGCTCCGGCTGATCCTCCCCGTCCCTTGTCCCTTGTTTCATGGATCCTTTAGTTCCGGATCCATTCAGGATCCCGAGAGCTCCGGCTGATCCTCCCCGTCCCTTCACCCTTGTTTCATGGATCCTTTAGCTCCGGATCCATTTGGGATCCCGAGGGTTCTGGCTGATCCTCCCCGTCCCTTGTCCCTTGTTTCATGGATCCTTTAGCTCCGGATCCATTCAGGATCCCGATGGCTCCGGCTGATCCTCCCCCACCCCTTTTCCCCTGCCCCTTTGTGTCCTTCCCCTCGGGATCCCaaagggaaggggggaaaaagggatggGGAAAAAGAGGCAGGACATGAGGAGATGTGGGAaaagggatggggaaggatCAGCCAGAACCCTCGGGATCCCAGAGGGAAGGACACGGaattaagggggaaaaaggggcaGGAGGGGTTCTGTGGGGCCTGCAGCACCCCaaggatgaggatgggatgggaaaggggCAGGAGGGGTCGGGGGTCTCACCCAGGGCCCGCAGCACCCCGCTGACCACGGCGGGCCCCCCGTGCACGTGCAGCTCGGCGCAATCCTCCCCGGTGAAGCTGCGGGGTCCTGCGGGCGCGCGGGGCCGGgtgggcacccccagcccccccgGCCCTCCCCACCGGGACACCCCAAAAACGGCATCGGGGGGCGCCGGGACACGCTGagggggctgtgccaggccccGAGACCCCCGTGGGGCACTGGGACCCCCAACCCAGCACCCagaccccccaaaccccaaatctgtACGCCCCAAACCTGGGAATGAAACCAGGATAGCACTGAGCCCCCCAGACCGCAATCTCTGTCCCCAGACCCCAACCCGTGCCCCCCAGACCCCAATCTCTGCCCCCCAACCCCAATCTCTGCCCCCCAGACCCCAGCCCGTGCCCCCCAGACCCCAATCTCTGTCCCCAGACCCCAATCTCTGTCCCCCAGACCCCAACCCGTGCCCCCCAGACCCAATCTCTGCCCCCAGACCCCAGCCCGTGCCCCCCAACCTGGGAACCAGACCACGAGGCCGCGGTCCAGGGTCTCGGCCGTGTGGGGGTCTCGGATGCGCCGCAGGGCCAGCACCCGGGGCGGGGGGATCTCGGGGGTCCCGgtgaggctctgcagagccccccGGCTGCCCGGGCCGCTGGCGCGGATCACGGCCACCCCACAGCGGCCCGGCGCGGAGGACAGCGCGAAGATGGTGTCACCTGTCCCCG is drawn from Hirundo rustica isolate bHirRus1 unplaced genomic scaffold, bHirRus1.pri.v3 unplaced_BUSCO_264645at7742, whole genome shotgun sequence and contains these coding sequences:
- the GTPBP3 gene encoding tRNA modification GTPase GTPBP3, mitochondrial, with translation WARPLSSAGTPAGTGDTIFALSSAPGRCGVAVIRASGPGSRGALQSLTGTPEIPPPRVLALRRIRDPHTAETLDRGLVVWFPGPRSFTGEDCAELHVHGGPAVVSGVLRALGRVPGLRPAEPGEFTRRAFRHGKLDLTAAEGLRDLIGAETEAQRRQALRQMEGDLGQLYQRWSHTLTQALAHLEAFIDFGEDEEVEEEVLEQVAVAVRALQRDIGAHLRDGRRGELLRAGVRAVIAGPPNVGKSSLLNLLCRRPAAIVSPQAGTTRDVLEVALDIGGFPLVLSDTAGLRQASDPVEREGVTRARARLRQADLVLAVLDATAVCAAPAALGAALAALEPPPGVPCVLVLNKADLLPAAPSGPRPHRAPAPAALLSCRTGQGLEALLELLEQQLAQLCGDPLSGSPSLTQARHSRHLGACAAALSRFCREDSGDIGDLAVAAEQLRVARRELGRITGHVGAEEVLDIIFRDFCVGK